The following proteins are encoded in a genomic region of Lachnospiraceae bacterium KM106-2:
- a CDS encoding putative agrB-like protein 1, giving the protein MTQYLLDNNVGKKNYKDVYIYGFECALSTIGNCMIVLLVGVALGIAGEMMSYMLSYAILRASAGGRHETQHWRCILTYICEELAAIYVLMKLYEVFSRAAILFCLIGSIYLVFRYAPKDCENKRLDKIQKEKFRKRSRRTILVMTFVSASCSFFIDSTILTSAVAGVSMESLMLIERRMGYESSRKNGTNQK; this is encoded by the coding sequence TTGACACAATACTTATTGGACAACAATGTTGGAAAGAAAAATTATAAAGATGTTTATATTTATGGATTTGAATGTGCTTTGTCGACCATAGGAAATTGTATGATCGTTTTACTCGTAGGAGTGGCTTTAGGAATTGCAGGGGAAATGATGTCATATATGCTAAGCTACGCGATCCTACGGGCATCCGCGGGTGGAAGGCATGAAACACAACACTGGAGATGTATCCTTACCTATATTTGTGAAGAGTTAGCAGCAATTTATGTATTAATGAAGTTGTATGAAGTGTTTTCGAGAGCAGCTATCCTGTTCTGCTTGATCGGCAGCATCTATTTGGTGTTTCGATATGCACCAAAGGATTGTGAGAATAAGCGATTGGATAAGATTCAAAAAGAGAAGTTCCGAAAGAGGAGCAGACGAACTATTTTAGTCATGACATTTGTAAGCGCAAGTTGCAGCTTTTTTATAGATAGTACCATATTAACATCAGCGGTTGCAGGTGTATCAATGGAAAGTCTAATGCTAATAGAAAGAAGGATGGGTTATGAAAGTAGTAGAAAAAATGGAACAAATCAAAAATGA
- a CDS encoding radical SAM domain heme biosynthesis protein has translation MMENQYLSWKQDLTLNPLSDNIYELFVGENKYYINGTAAQIIRLYDGTRTQDEIMSTLSNLYKERQQVIQEKVLPFVDTLCQEYQLELNHSDCENKVMIHVEEQKKVYPHVASIELTEACNLRCKHCYGSFGESEARRYMKLEIAKKLLDDLNALGVVTIELTGGDITVYPFLQEIIEYALTLDFTTIALLTNGVLLSQKIIDLVLQNKERFLVQIDLHGLSDEYLEWFTGVPNTLDRIQNNIKILAEHQVKMRVSTIVTKKNYQDISKIAEWVHQAGGRIFGISPVINLGRAKMNEDLLLTVDEMHQVNEQLEIVNQKYPNFISIVVESRRENTLNCGCLTSHVVISARGNVKICTMDSMSYFNSVIGNVFENSIRTIFDKNMQYVSAFSKLKAPDDTLPQCKDCSNLAFCNKCILRGLISAKKNPLQCAWYQEVVTDVIKQQIQIE, from the coding sequence ATGATGGAAAATCAATATCTATCCTGGAAGCAAGATCTTACATTAAATCCGTTATCAGATAATATTTATGAACTTTTTGTGGGAGAAAACAAATATTATATCAATGGCACAGCAGCTCAGATCATTCGCTTATATGATGGAACAAGAACGCAAGATGAGATTATGAGCACGCTGTCAAACTTATATAAAGAGAGACAACAAGTTATTCAGGAGAAAGTATTACCATTTGTAGATACTCTCTGTCAGGAATATCAACTGGAATTAAATCATTCTGATTGTGAGAATAAGGTGATGATCCATGTGGAAGAACAAAAAAAGGTATATCCACATGTTGCATCGATTGAACTTACGGAAGCCTGTAACTTACGATGTAAGCATTGTTATGGATCATTTGGAGAGTCAGAAGCTAGAAGATATATGAAACTTGAGATTGCAAAAAAGCTTCTTGATGATTTAAATGCTCTTGGAGTAGTTACGATCGAATTAACAGGTGGAGATATTACGGTATATCCTTTCTTACAAGAGATTATCGAATATGCACTAACATTAGATTTTACGACGATTGCATTATTAACAAACGGTGTTTTACTATCTCAGAAAATTATTGATCTGGTGTTGCAGAATAAAGAACGATTCCTGGTGCAGATTGATTTACATGGATTATCAGATGAGTACTTAGAATGGTTCACAGGTGTTCCAAATACATTGGATCGGATTCAGAATAATATTAAGATTTTGGCAGAACATCAAGTTAAAATGCGGGTATCGACTATTGTTACAAAGAAAAATTATCAGGATATTTCCAAGATTGCGGAATGGGTACATCAGGCAGGCGGAAGAATTTTTGGTATCAGTCCGGTGATAAACTTAGGAAGAGCCAAGATGAATGAGGATTTACTTTTAACTGTGGATGAGATGCATCAGGTGAATGAGCAATTGGAAATAGTGAATCAGAAATATCCTAATTTTATTTCTATAGTAGTGGAATCACGAAGAGAAAATACATTAAATTGTGGATGCCTAACTTCTCATGTTGTAATCTCAGCGCGTGGGAATGTAAAGATTTGTACGATGGATAGTATGAGTTATTTTAATAGCGTGATCGGAAATGTTTTTGAGAATTCCATTCGTACCATCTTTGATAAAAATATGCAGTATGTATCTGCGTTTTCGAAGTTAAAGGCACCGGATGATACGTTGCCACAATGCAAGGATTGTAGTAATTTAGCATTTTGCAACAAATGTATCCTGAGAGGTTTGATCAGTGCCAAGAAGAATCCATTACAATGTGCATGGTATCAAGAGGTTGTCACAGATGTAATAAAACAGCAGATTCAGATTGAATAA
- a CDS encoding Integrase → MGKDLKGKELGKGIVQRPDGRYMARYTDRFGRRRTIYNDKLRDLKRSFEEAVYKDMREVNGNGINITLNEWFEIWLETYKVNKVSPKTIYKNRSYYNSRVKGTLGCMYLKKIKLIDVQKLINGLFDVGLGYNTIANIRTLLSEIMNKAVANDYILKNPCKGIAMPKKVIKESRVLTKEEQKIFFNYAENYAHINLLKFEVTTGCRIGEVLGLKWDDIDFEERKLTIKRNLNYSKALQPDEGSKFYFGEPKNEYSKRTFYVRDEVYNILQNQKQKQLQMRLRKGDLWNKNKEWEGLVFTTVDGRPINYGNIREAIFSIVEQINMVEIEMAKQEGRKPKKFENLSTHTFRHTFSTRCLEHGVKPEVRDAILGHSLGGMLGIYTHVTFEEIKSETENLWILRD, encoded by the coding sequence ATGGGAAAAGATTTAAAAGGAAAAGAATTAGGAAAAGGTATAGTTCAAAGACCCGATGGTAGATATATGGCACGGTATACAGATAGATTTGGGAGAAGGCGTACAATTTATAATGATAAATTACGTGACTTAAAAAGAAGTTTTGAGGAAGCAGTTTATAAGGATATGCGTGAAGTAAATGGAAATGGAATTAATATTACGCTTAATGAGTGGTTTGAAATATGGTTAGAAACTTATAAAGTTAATAAGGTTAGCCCAAAGACCATTTATAAGAATAGAAGTTATTATAATTCTAGAGTTAAAGGAACATTAGGTTGCATGTATTTGAAAAAGATCAAATTAATTGATGTTCAGAAATTAATTAATGGACTATTCGATGTGGGATTAGGCTATAATACTATAGCAAATATTAGAACATTATTGAGTGAAATTATGAATAAAGCAGTCGCGAATGATTATATATTAAAAAATCCATGTAAGGGAATAGCTATGCCTAAAAAAGTTATCAAAGAGAGTAGAGTTTTGACAAAAGAGGAACAAAAGATATTTTTTAATTATGCTGAAAATTATGCTCATATTAACTTATTGAAATTTGAAGTTACAACAGGATGTAGAATTGGAGAAGTACTTGGATTAAAGTGGGACGATATAGACTTTGAGGAAAGAAAACTAACAATTAAGAGAAATTTAAATTATTCTAAGGCATTGCAGCCAGATGAAGGGTCAAAATTTTATTTTGGAGAGCCTAAAAATGAATATAGTAAAAGAACCTTTTATGTGAGAGACGAGGTATATAATATTTTACAAAATCAGAAGCAAAAGCAATTGCAGATGAGATTACGTAAGGGTGATTTATGGAATAAGAATAAAGAATGGGAAGGACTTGTATTTACAACAGTAGATGGCAGACCAATCAATTATGGTAATATTAGAGAAGCTATTTTCTCTATAGTTGAACAAATTAATATGGTTGAAATTGAGATGGCTAAACAAGAAGGAAGAAAGCCTAAGAAGTTTGAAAATCTTAGTACTCATACGTTTAGACATACATTTTCAACTCGATGCCTTGAACATGGAGTAAAACCAGAGGTTAGAGATGCAATTTTGGGACATAGTTTAGGTGGGATGCTTGGGATCTACACTCACGTTACATTTGAAGAAATTAAGTCGGAAACAGAGAATCTATGGATTCTGAGAGATTAA
- a CDS encoding ABC transporter, ATP-binding protein — translation MANVLEVNGLYKHYKNFDLDHISFSIKEGKITGFIGINGAGKTTTIRTIAGMIKPNSGEITVFGLDYKKHETEIKNRIGFVFDSGYYYDELNLAQMKSIIAPAYSNWNERTFLDYIDKFELPLKQKISSLSKGMLMKFSLALALSHQADLLIMDEPTSGLDPLVRSQLMDNLLDYVKDSNKSVLFSTHITSDLQKVADDIILINKGTILFQKTLEELLVEYEEQSIEEIMLSSIKKGETA, via the coding sequence ATGGCAAACGTATTAGAAGTGAATGGGCTATATAAGCATTATAAGAATTTTGATTTAGATCATATCTCTTTTTCTATCAAAGAGGGGAAGATCACAGGATTTATTGGTATTAATGGTGCCGGAAAGACAACGACGATTCGGACCATTGCGGGAATGATCAAGCCTAATAGCGGAGAGATTACAGTCTTTGGATTAGATTATAAAAAGCATGAAACAGAGATTAAGAATCGAATCGGTTTTGTATTTGATAGTGGATACTATTATGATGAATTGAATCTGGCGCAGATGAAATCCATTATTGCTCCGGCTTATTCCAATTGGAATGAAAGGACATTCTTAGATTACATCGATAAATTTGAACTTCCTTTAAAACAAAAGATTAGCTCGCTATCAAAAGGAATGTTAATGAAGTTCTCTTTAGCGTTGGCGCTTTCTCATCAAGCAGATCTATTGATCATGGACGAGCCGACAAGCGGACTAGATCCATTAGTCAGGAGCCAGCTGATGGATAATTTATTAGATTATGTAAAAGACAGTAATAAGAGTGTGTTATTTTCAACTCACATTACGTCGGATTTACAAAAGGTGGCTGATGATATTATATTGATCAACAAAGGAACGATCTTATTTCAGAAAACGTTAGAAGAGTTACTCGTTGAATATGAAGAACAGTCCATAGAAGAGATTATGTTATCGAGTATCAAAAAGGGGGAGACGGCATGA
- a CDS encoding two-component response regulator, whose protein sequence is MKYRIVICDDEEMILKVNQLYLQEIAKRAEIEIEILTCKTGEEVFRQASKGMIHIAFLDIDMGNENGIQIAVELKKQFPDIQVIFITGHKEFALSAFEVEAIGYLVKPIDPAKLEHQLKKAVNLIILSKNRIARKTLLITEENVKKKLPQYKIKYIEKQGNRCVIYMLNSVHYTYCSIGKMLEELDDYFVQINQGFIVNRDYVAEIIKNEVVLKNNVRVAMGRKFARSVKESYFA, encoded by the coding sequence ATGAAATACCGAATTGTGATTTGTGATGATGAAGAGATGATCCTAAAAGTTAACCAATTGTATTTACAGGAGATTGCTAAGAGAGCGGAAATAGAGATTGAGATTTTGACATGTAAAACAGGGGAAGAAGTATTTAGACAGGCGAGTAAAGGAATGATACATATCGCTTTTCTTGATATTGATATGGGGAATGAAAATGGAATCCAAATTGCAGTCGAATTGAAAAAACAGTTTCCAGATATTCAAGTTATATTTATAACGGGACATAAAGAATTTGCACTATCTGCATTTGAGGTAGAAGCAATTGGGTATTTAGTGAAACCAATCGATCCTGCAAAGTTGGAGCACCAGTTAAAAAAGGCGGTAAATCTGATCATATTGTCTAAGAATCGTATTGCTAGAAAGACATTGTTGATCACGGAGGAGAATGTGAAGAAGAAACTTCCACAGTATAAGATTAAATATATAGAAAAACAGGGCAATCGATGCGTCATCTATATGTTAAACAGTGTTCATTATACCTATTGTTCAATCGGAAAAATGCTAGAAGAGCTTGATGATTATTTTGTCCAGATCAATCAAGGATTTATTGTAAATCGGGATTATGTAGCCGAGATTATTAAAAATGAAGTGGTGCTTAAGAATAATGTCCGAGTGGCTATGGGGAGAAAGTTCGCGAGATCGGTAAAAGAAAGCTATTTTGCATAG
- a CDS encoding sensor histidine kinase, protein MEIVCHIVELVLNNLEVYLLIKWLEVFLIKKSRGKEKIVAFLLLVGLTHIKSICDWWFSSSNESTVLAILLMFAYFVMAIYLFYGSDEKKILLCIAYIVMQMITEVIWSILVAMFANGMSLSSMIHTYHYRLYGNLITKVLLCIIILSIQRYSKRKNGLDMNIRKDKVILVMINFMLCFSLFIIYNKREQLTENVMFILIGCSFLCVIVVSIFYYKNAIDEMKRTMEEELELQNMQQKLKQNDDIRVIVDNLRSLRHDMNNHMMVISGLLDLGQIEELKKYVAEFRQELEKATNFIILENETLAIILNYKAEIAKQKGIKFESCIALSQLDLEDMEICSVFGNILDNAIEANEGTQCREPFINLAIEENREGVSITCSNTYMIEPVIEDNIIITTKEDKGIHGIGTRNVKNIVEKYHGILEYHTEQNIFSVHIYLPKRVESN, encoded by the coding sequence ATGGAAATTGTCTGCCATATAGTGGAGTTAGTATTAAATAATCTTGAAGTATATTTACTAATAAAATGGTTAGAAGTTTTCTTGATCAAAAAGAGCAGGGGAAAAGAGAAGATTGTAGCATTCTTGTTATTGGTAGGATTAACCCATATAAAATCAATCTGTGATTGGTGGTTTAGTAGTTCAAATGAATCCACTGTTTTAGCTATTCTTCTTATGTTTGCTTATTTTGTCATGGCAATCTATCTGTTCTATGGAAGTGATGAGAAGAAGATATTATTGTGTATTGCCTACATTGTGATGCAGATGATCACGGAAGTTATTTGGTCAATTCTTGTTGCGATGTTTGCCAATGGAATGTCACTGAGCAGTATGATCCATACCTATCATTATCGACTATATGGGAACCTTATTACGAAGGTACTCCTTTGCATTATTATTTTGAGCATACAAAGATATAGTAAAAGAAAGAATGGACTTGATATGAACATTCGAAAGGATAAAGTCATCTTAGTTATGATTAATTTTATGCTCTGTTTCTCACTTTTCATCATCTATAACAAACGGGAACAGCTGACAGAGAATGTGATGTTTATCCTAATAGGATGTAGTTTCTTATGCGTGATCGTAGTCTCCATATTCTACTATAAGAACGCCATTGATGAAATGAAAAGAACGATGGAAGAAGAACTGGAGTTACAGAATATGCAGCAGAAATTGAAACAGAACGACGATATCAGAGTTATAGTAGATAATCTTCGATCATTACGACACGATATGAACAATCATATGATGGTCATATCTGGACTGCTTGATCTAGGACAGATAGAAGAACTTAAGAAGTATGTAGCGGAGTTTCGTCAAGAGTTGGAGAAAGCTACTAATTTTATTATTTTAGAAAATGAGACACTCGCAATTATTTTGAATTATAAGGCTGAGATCGCAAAGCAAAAAGGTATTAAGTTTGAATCATGTATTGCGTTAAGTCAATTAGACTTAGAGGATATGGAGATCTGCTCTGTTTTTGGAAATATATTAGATAATGCAATTGAGGCAAATGAAGGAACGCAGTGTAGAGAGCCTTTTATTAATCTGGCCATTGAGGAGAATAGGGAAGGTGTCTCGATTACCTGTTCCAATACCTATATGATTGAACCAGTGATAGAGGATAATATCATCATTACAACCAAAGAGGATAAAGGGATACATGGTATCGGTACAAGAAATGTAAAGAACATTGTTGAGAAGTATCATGGTATCTTAGAGTATCATACCGAACAGAACATATTCAGCGTACATATATATCTGCCTAAAAGAGTAGAATCCAATTAA